The following proteins are encoded in a genomic region of Jaculus jaculus isolate mJacJac1 chromosome 13, mJacJac1.mat.Y.cur, whole genome shotgun sequence:
- the Dele1 gene encoding death ligand signal enhancer isoform X1, which produces MWRLTGLLGRALPRLLGPGFRGVLPKPTSPDGPQTTPSTLLVLGRSLDRSGAHGPRRHRGPKCHGWKDAYNWMSARVSSNTLWDAISWGSLAVLALHLARQIHFHASLAAGPQQAEHCLSRSPLLHFLSSPWWHPHSSLRRHVLPGPDHPAPRPTGLKKLRLGQEEPSAQPGLFPSHSSPRTAHLQDLPEEGPSDFGFLHARSNFSFEAKADEAHPPGEKKEQDKPKTLPLEEVVTSIQQLFQLSVSIAFNFLGTENMRNGDYMAAFSHFQKAADRGYSKAQYNVGLCHEHGRGTPRDLSKAILYYHLAASQGHSLAQYRYARCLLQDPTSFWDPEQRRRAVSMLKQAADSGLREAQAFLGVLFTKEPHLDEQRAVKYLWLAANNGDSQSRYHLGICYEKGLGVQRNMREAVKCYQQSAAVGNEAAQERLRLLFSVEAAAPGPSHLAMTGLKSFSSPSLCSLNTLLSGTSGLPHASSTGNLGLLCRSGRLGTSHGAPSRAVPSLERSLLRLGFG; this is translated from the exons ATGTGGCGCCTCACGGGGCTGCTGGGCCGAG CTCTTCCCCGGCTACTGGGACCCGGTTTCCGAGGAGTGTTACCAAAGCCCACCAGCCCAGATGGGCCTCAGACAACTCCCTCTACCTTGCTAGTCCTTGGGCGTAGCCTTGACAG GTCAGGCGCCCATGGCCCAAGAAGGCACAGGGGCCCAAAGTGCCATGGGTGGAAGGACGCCTACAATTGGATGTCTGCACGTGTCTCCTCGAACACCCTGTGGGATGCCATCTCATGG GGCTCTCTGGCTGTGCTGGCCCTGCACCTGGCAAGGCAGATCCATTTCCACGCATCCCTGGCAGCAGGACCTCAGCAAGCTGAACACTGCTTGTCGCGCAGTCCCCTGCTccacttcctctcctctccctggtGGCACCCACACTCCT CACTACGGAGGCATGTTCTTCCTGGTCCCGACCACCCAGCTCCCAGGCCGACCGGCCTGAAAAAACTGAGGCTGGGCCAGGAAGAAccctcagctcagcctgggctcttCCCCTCGCATAGCTCACCCAGGACAGCTCATCTTCAGGATCTGCCTGAGGAAG GGCCCAGTGACTTTGGCTTCCTGCATGCCAGAAGCAACTTCTCATTCGAGGCAAAGGCAGATGAGGCCCATCCTCCTGGGGAAAAGAAG GAGCAAGACAAGCCAAAGACTCTTCCACTGGAAGAGGTTGTGACTTCCATCCAGCAGCTCTTCCAGCTCAGTGTTTCCATCGCTTTCAACTTCCTGG GGACAGAGAACATGAGGAATGGGGACTACATGGCAGCCTTTTCCCACTTCCAGAAAGCTGCAGACCGTGGCTACAGCAAAGCCCAGTACAACGTAGGCTTGTGTCATGAGCATGGCAGAGGCACACCCAGGGATCTCAGCAAG GCAATCCTTTATTACCACCTGGCTGCTAGCCAAGGCCACAGCTTGGCTCAGTACCGCTATGCCAGGTGCCTGCTCCAAGACCCAACCTCCTTTTGGGACCCTGAGCAGCGGAGGAGGGCAGTGTCTATGCTGAAGCAGGCTGCAGATTCAGGTTTGAGAGAG GCCCAGGCTTTCCTCGGTGTGCTTTTCACCAAGGAGCCTCACCTGGATGAGCAGAGAGCCGTGAAATATCTTTGGCTGGCAGCCAACAATGGG GACTCACAGAGCAGGTACCACTTGGGAATTTGCTATGagaaaggccttggtgtgcagaGGAATATGAGAGAGGCCGTGAAATGTTACCAGCAGTCAGCAGCTGTGGGAAACGAAGCCGCCCAGGAGAGGCTGAGGCTCCTCTTTTCTGTGGAGGCTGCAG CCCCGGGCCCCAGCCACCTGGCCATGACAGGATTGAAgtctttctccagcccctccctctgcaGCCTGAACACCCTGTTATCTGGCACTTCTGGCCTCCCTCACGCCTCAAGCACAGGGAACCTCGGCCTCCTCTGTAGAAGTGGTCGTCTTGGAACCAGCCACGGAGCCCCCAGCAGGGCTGTTCCCTCCTTGGAAAGGAGTCTCTTAAGACTGGGCTTTGGCTAA
- the Dele1 gene encoding death ligand signal enhancer isoform X2: protein MWRLTGLLGRALPRLLGPGFRGVLPKPTSPDGPQTTPSTLLVLGRSLDRSGAHGPRRHRGPKCHGWKDAYNWMSARVSSNTLWDAISWGSLAVLALHLARQIHFHASLAAGPQQAEHCLSRSPLLHFLSSPWWHPHSSLRRHVLPGPDHPAPRPTGLKKLRLGQEEPSAQPGLFPSHSSPRTAHLQDLPEEGPSDFGFLHARSNFSFEAKADEAHPPGEKKEQDKPKTLPLEEVVTSIQQLFQLSVSIAFNFLGTENMRNGDYMAAFSHFQKAADRGYSKAQYNVGLCHEHGRGTPRDLSKAILYYHLAASQGHSLAQYRYARCLLQDPTSFWDPEQRRRAVSMLKQAADSGLREDSQSRYHLGICYEKGLGVQRNMREAVKCYQQSAAVGNEAAQERLRLLFSVEAAAPGPSHLAMTGLKSFSSPSLCSLNTLLSGTSGLPHASSTGNLGLLCRSGRLGTSHGAPSRAVPSLERSLLRLGFG from the exons ATGTGGCGCCTCACGGGGCTGCTGGGCCGAG CTCTTCCCCGGCTACTGGGACCCGGTTTCCGAGGAGTGTTACCAAAGCCCACCAGCCCAGATGGGCCTCAGACAACTCCCTCTACCTTGCTAGTCCTTGGGCGTAGCCTTGACAG GTCAGGCGCCCATGGCCCAAGAAGGCACAGGGGCCCAAAGTGCCATGGGTGGAAGGACGCCTACAATTGGATGTCTGCACGTGTCTCCTCGAACACCCTGTGGGATGCCATCTCATGG GGCTCTCTGGCTGTGCTGGCCCTGCACCTGGCAAGGCAGATCCATTTCCACGCATCCCTGGCAGCAGGACCTCAGCAAGCTGAACACTGCTTGTCGCGCAGTCCCCTGCTccacttcctctcctctccctggtGGCACCCACACTCCT CACTACGGAGGCATGTTCTTCCTGGTCCCGACCACCCAGCTCCCAGGCCGACCGGCCTGAAAAAACTGAGGCTGGGCCAGGAAGAAccctcagctcagcctgggctcttCCCCTCGCATAGCTCACCCAGGACAGCTCATCTTCAGGATCTGCCTGAGGAAG GGCCCAGTGACTTTGGCTTCCTGCATGCCAGAAGCAACTTCTCATTCGAGGCAAAGGCAGATGAGGCCCATCCTCCTGGGGAAAAGAAG GAGCAAGACAAGCCAAAGACTCTTCCACTGGAAGAGGTTGTGACTTCCATCCAGCAGCTCTTCCAGCTCAGTGTTTCCATCGCTTTCAACTTCCTGG GGACAGAGAACATGAGGAATGGGGACTACATGGCAGCCTTTTCCCACTTCCAGAAAGCTGCAGACCGTGGCTACAGCAAAGCCCAGTACAACGTAGGCTTGTGTCATGAGCATGGCAGAGGCACACCCAGGGATCTCAGCAAG GCAATCCTTTATTACCACCTGGCTGCTAGCCAAGGCCACAGCTTGGCTCAGTACCGCTATGCCAGGTGCCTGCTCCAAGACCCAACCTCCTTTTGGGACCCTGAGCAGCGGAGGAGGGCAGTGTCTATGCTGAAGCAGGCTGCAGATTCAGGTTTGAGAGAG GACTCACAGAGCAGGTACCACTTGGGAATTTGCTATGagaaaggccttggtgtgcagaGGAATATGAGAGAGGCCGTGAAATGTTACCAGCAGTCAGCAGCTGTGGGAAACGAAGCCGCCCAGGAGAGGCTGAGGCTCCTCTTTTCTGTGGAGGCTGCAG CCCCGGGCCCCAGCCACCTGGCCATGACAGGATTGAAgtctttctccagcccctccctctgcaGCCTGAACACCCTGTTATCTGGCACTTCTGGCCTCCCTCACGCCTCAAGCACAGGGAACCTCGGCCTCCTCTGTAGAAGTGGTCGTCTTGGAACCAGCCACGGAGCCCCCAGCAGGGCTGTTCCCTCCTTGGAAAGGAGTCTCTTAAGACTGGGCTTTGGCTAA